The Rhodothermus sp. sequence TCGCGCCCTACTTCGGCTACCAGGCACTGCATGGGCCAGCGCACTTCATCTTCGTAGATCGCCTTTCGGGGTCTGAACCAGTCGCGGCGGTTGTGTTGCTTCAGTGCTCGCAGAAAGTCCAGCGCTTGAGGCCGGAAGCCCGGAAACGGTGGAAAATCAAAGGAAAGCGTCATGTCGCGGTCTGCAGGTAGCGCCAGGTCAGGTAAGCCATAAAGCCCGGTGCGATGCGCAGCGCCTCCTCGTCGATGGTAAAGCGTGGGGTGTGTAGTCCATGTATGATGCCTTTTTCCGGATTGCCGGTGCCAATGCGGTAGAAACAGCCCGGGCACTTCTTCAGGAAATAGGCAAAGTCTTCGCTGGCGAACCAGGGTTCGAGTTCAACCACTCGGTCAGGGCCCACATATTCGCGGGCGGCTTCACGCACAAGTGCTGTGGGTTGTTCATGATTGTAGAGAGCTGGATAGCCGACAACGATTTCTACGTCCGCTTGCGCGCCGAAGGCGCGGGCCGTCTGTTCGGCGACCCGCCGGATGAGCGTGTGGGCTCGGAACCGCCAGTCTTCGTCCATTGTCCGAAACGTACCTTCCAGGCGCACAGCAGTGGGAAGCACGTTTGTGGCCCCCTCGGCCAGTACCCGTCCGATCGAGAGCACCGTGGGCACGTCGGGTGGTGCATTGCGGCTGACGACGGATTGCAATGCCACGATAATGTGGGCTGCTACGAGCACGCCATCGGCTTGCAGGCGATGTGGGGCGGCGGCATGTCCCCCTTCGGCACGAACCGTGATATAGAGCTCATCGGCCGAAGCCATGTACATGCCCCTACGTACGCCGATGGTCCCGACCGGCAGGTCCGGTTGCACGTGCTGGGCAAAGACAGCCGACGGGGCTGGCATGCCATCGGAGGCCTCCAGCACGCCTTCGTGGATCATGGCCTGGGCTCCGCCGGGCAGTTTTTCTTCACTGGGCTGAAAGACCATGCGCACCTGGCCACGTAGCCGATCGCGCAGGCGCGACAGGATCATGGCCGTGCCCAGTAGCGAAGCGGTGTGCGCATCGTGTCCGCAGGCGTGCATCTTGCCAGGATGACGTGAGCGAAAGTCGAAATCGTTTTCCTCCTGAATGGGCAGGGCGTCCATATCGGCGCGGAGCAAGACCGTCGGGCCGGTTTCGGTACCGCGCAACGTGGCTACCACGCCGGTGCGGGCTACGCCGGTCTGGAGCTCCACGTCCAGCGGCTGAAGCGTTTCGACCACCAAGCGGGCAGTCTCGTACTCTTCAAAGGCCAGCTCCGGGTTTGCGTGAAGAATTCGGCGAAGCCGGAGCACTTCTGGGAAGATTTCTTCACTCAGGGCCTGGATCTCACGTAACATAGACGTCGCTCAGTTAAAACCGGTCCCGGTAACCGGTGGACGGTTGTCCTGGTTGGCTACCTGCCAGGCTGTCCCAAAAATGAGCCGCACGATGCGCGCCATGCGGTCGTAGTCGATCTTGTGCGGCTCGTCATCTACGCCGTGATAGTCTTCATGGGTACCGGTGAAGAAGAAGATGAACGGAATGCCGTGTTTACCAAAGTTCCAATGGTCTGAGCGCGCGTAGAATCGATTAGGGTCGTCTTTGCTGTTGAAGCGTTCATCAAGCACAAGGTGCGTACCGGTGATTTCATTCACGCGCAGGTTGATCTCGTGCAATTCCTGTGAGATCAGGTTCGAGCCAATGATGTACACGTAATTGGAGTCACCTTCCCGAGAGGGATCATGGCGGCCGATCATGTCGATGTTCAGGTTGGTCACCGTGCGTTCAAGCGGAAAGACCGGCTCATGGTCTGTGTAATAGGCCGAACCGAGTAATCCTTTTTCTTCGCCCGACACGTGCAGGAACAGGATGGAGCGGCGAGGACGATAGCCGTCGCGGACGGCCTGCATGAAGGCTTCGGCGATTTCGAGCAGGGCAACGGTGCCCGTTCCGTCGTCGTCGGCGCCGTTGTAGATGCCGTCGCCCTTGGCGGTCGGGTCGGTGCCCACATGATCGTAATGGGCTGAAAGGATCACCACCTCGTTTTTCAACAGCGAGTCGGCTCCTTCGATATAGGCCAGCACGTTTTCGGTTTGCGCCTGAAAGGTTTCCTGTACAAGCTGGCTTTGTACTGTCACATCGGGCACGGTAAAAACGATAGGTTGCCGACCTGCGTCGATCTGCTGTTGCAGTTCGGCAATGGTATGGCCGCTTGGAGTCAGCAGGGCGTCGGCCAAGCGGCTGCTGATTACCCAGATCGGCGGAAGCTGGAAGCCCTCCGGTCGGGGTGGGGTAAGCGAGAGGCGACCAACGCGGGTACGCACCCGCAGGGCAGCGCGGGCAGCTCGTTCGGCCAGCGATTCGGTAGTGCGCTGGGAACGATCGCCTACCAGGAGCACTCCGGCTACGCCAGCCTGCAGGGCCTGGCGCAGCTTGAGGAATGGTTGGGTTGTCCAGCGTGAAGGTCGACCATCTGGCGTCAACAGGCTGGTCGAATCGTTTGCCATCGGCTCGTCAGCCAGAATCATCAGCCAGCGGCCCGTCAACTCAATGCTGTCGGCCGCCAGCGCGGCGTAGTCGTCGTAGCCCAGCGTCGAATCGGCAATGCCGTAACCGCCGAAGACCAGGCCACCGGTGCTTTCCGAACGGCTACCAAGCCACAGGTAGCCGTTCGGATCGGCCTGTTCCGGCCCGAACGACAGCACGGTCAGCGTGTCGCTACCCTGGAACGCTGTCAGATAGGCTCCCTGTAACCGCTGACCATAGACGGTGAAAGGCTGAAAGTAGGCTTCTGGTGCATAGGGATGATCGGGGTGCAGGGTGCCGGCAGGTTGGAGGCCCAGCTTGCGGTACTGGCTGGCCAGGTAGTAAGCGGCCAGTTTCTGACCACGCGTAGTGGTTTCGCGTCCTTCGAAGTAGTCCGAGGCCACAATAAACAGGTGTGCGGCCAGTTCCTCGGGTGTGATGGTGGCCTGGTAGCGCTGCACAAGGGCTGGATTGGCAAACACCGTGGGTGTGGGAGCTGGGCGCTGGCTCTGAGCCTGCAACCACAGAGGCCAGCCAATAAGTACCATCCAGCAAACTGCAGGAAACCGTCGTAGCATAGCCAGTGCAAGGCAGTTGTGGATCAAAACGAGATGCTCTAAGATAGTATCCCCTCAGCACCGATGCATAGCCTTTTTCAACCTACCCGTTTACGTTTGTTCAGATAGGCCATCAGGGCAGTGTCATAAGGCTGACCGGTGTCAAGCTCGACAAAGTCGATGCGATGCTCCAGACAGCGCCGACGAAACTGTTCGGTAAAAGCCTGCACAGCCTGCACGTAGGCCTTCCGAAACTGCGCTGGATGCAGGGTTAAGGCTTCGCCGGTTTCTACATCGAAGAGGCGAAGCGGACGATCTGGCAGTTCAAAATGTCGTTCCGTAGCCCCTTCCAGTACGTGGAACATCAGCACTTCGTGGCCACGGTGTCGCAGATGGCGCAAGGCGCGTAGTAGCTCATCGTGCGTCGACAGGTTATCGAACAGATCGGTGATCAGCACAACAAGTGCCCGGCGGTGGATACGCTCGGCTACTTCGTGGAGCACCGATGCCACGGCCGTGCGTCGTGTTTCGGTCACCTCCCGCCGTACCAGTCGTTCCAGATGAACCAGCAGCGTGTGCAGGTAACCTGGTTTGCTTCGGGGGGGAAGCAGGGTATGCACCCGTTCGTCAAAAGCGATCAGGCCGGTGGCATCCCGCTGGCGTAGCATGAGAAAGTGGAGGGCGGCGGCCAGATAGGCCCCGTATTCAAGTTTGGTCAGAGGCGCTCGGTACCGATAGCGCATCGAGGGCGACGTGTCGAGCACCACATAGTGCCGCAGGTTCGTCTCTTCTTCGTACTGTTTGACGTAAAAACGGTCTGTCTTGGCGTATACCTTCCAATCAATATGGCGTAGCTCATCGCCCGCATTGTAAGGTCGATGTTCGGCAAATTCCACTGAAAAGCCATGATACGGACTGCGATGTAATCCAGTGATAAACCCCTCAACGATCAGCCGTGCCCGCAACTCCATGTTTTTCAGACGCGAAAGCACGGCTGGATCAAGGTACTGTAGGGCAGGTAGACGCGGCACGGTACGTATGGGTCGATGGCAACTAACAAAAGAAGTTTTAGAATCCGGCACAGGTCCGGGTTCCTGAAGAACGATCCAAAGGACCATTTTCCTGTTAGGATGTTAAAAACGGTGCAGCATGTGCAATGGCCCGTTGGAAAGTAAGTGCTCTTCGGCTCTGTTCTTCAGGACACCACACCGGGGCTTACCGGGATTGTTGCCGTCGCTATTTGATCGGGCCAAGCATCAGGTAAAAACATCGGGCGCACAGGCCGGTCGGTTTATCTCTCCGGGGCGCCTGTTCAGATGGATGAATCACGGGAGGAGGGGCCATTGGATGGCTTCACTGGGTTCATCGTTCGAAATGGGATCCTTTGAGCGGGCCTGCGCGTGTGGCCGACAGGAGACGCTATCTGGTCAAACGAACAACCCATATGGAAGCCCGGGATCGCATTAAAGCACAACTTATGGACGAGGCCGACCTGGATCGTACGCTTGAACGTATGGCCCGGCAGATCATTGAACGGGCAGCACTCGACGCCGGTGGTCAGGAGCGTCTGGCCCTGGTTGGTATGCAAACGCGCGGTGTGTATCTGGCCCGCCGTCTGCAGGCCAAGATTCGAGCGGCGGCCGGGCTGGAAGTCCCTGTCGGCATTCTCGACGTGACCATGTATCGCGATGACGTGCGTTTGCGGGCGCATCAACCTGTAGTACGTCCCACGCATATACCTTTTGATGTGACGGGACGTCACCTGGTACTTATCGACGATGTGATCTATACGGGCCGCACCGCGCGGGCTGCACTGGACGCGCTCATGGACCTGGGACGGCCGGCTGCTGTCTATTTGCTGGTGATGATTGACCGTGGCCTTCGCGAGCTGCCCATCTGCCCGGACATTGTCGGGCGCCAGGTGCCCACCCTCCCTGGCGAAGAGGTGCGCGTGCGGTTGCGTGAGGTGGACGATCAGGAAGGCGTGTGGCTTGTAGAAACACCCCGTGTGCCAGCGCCATGATTTTTAGCGGGAATCTCAAAGAACAAAGGCCTCTCTTGTCGGATCTTTAACCGCCTATATACGCTGTCAAAGCGAAGCTTTGAGCTGCTTCTTCGAATCGGAAAACCTACAAGAGCATGACACGCAGGCAGAGCCTGGCACGATGGATCGGGCTATTGTTGGTGTTCGTGGTGGCCGGATGTGGCCGTAATGGCGAAAGGGCAGAAAGTCCGGTGCGGGTTGAGCATTTTCGCTATCAGGAATTGCCCGGAGGAACGCGGATCGTTACCGGCGTGGTCCGTAACCTGACGGATCAGCCAATTGCCAATCTGCAGCTCGAAATCGGCCTCTACGACCGTCACAATCGGCTGATCGGTACAATGCAGGTCCCTGTCCAGAATATTCCACCCCAGGGGCACAAACGCTTTCGCCAGCCACTCGATACCGATCAGGATGTGCGGGGGGCCCGCGTACGTAGCGTGCTTGTGCTCTGAGCTAAATCAGAGCGGTCACCGTTTGGTGTGTTGCAGGCGCAGGCAAAACGACTATGGCATGCGTCGGGGCGAACAACCCGCAGATCCTGCGATGCCACTGACGTCTTACATGATCCGGCTTCGTCGAAAAGATTGTCGGGGTATTGCGCACCAACATCAGCCGGAAGCTTATTGCGTGGCCTCTGCAAGCAGAACGTATGGTAGTCGTGATCCCTTTAGTGTAATGCTGCGCCAGGATTGGGGGGCAGCAGGGGCTCGTTGTTGCGTGTGACCGATTCGTTTGGATACGTAGGGTTACCTATCGTAACGCGCCAGACAGACCGCCTGGAGGAAGCGAAGCGTTACGTCTCTTTATTAAATGGACAGCTTTTGAAGGTTTGTGACGGGGGAGCAGTCGTGGAGGACGCAACTGGCACATCCTGTGCAACAGAAAAACGACGGGTTTTCGAAAGAGACCGTACAGGACCGAAAGAAAAAAATCGTCCGACCATTTAAGAGGTCGGACAGACGGTCGATACCTACCCAGAAGCCTGTCAACAGGAAAACCACCAAACATCCGTTAACCAAACAGGAGGCTCGTCATGGGTCAGCAACAGCTTTTGCTCCTTGTGCTGGGCATGGTGATCGTGGGCATTGCGGTAGTGGCCGGCATCCAGGCATTTTCCGAAGGGAAAGCCAAGGCCGACCGTGATGCGGCGGTCAGCGATGCTATGCGGTTGATTTCGGACATCCAAGCCTGGATGTTGAAGCCCAAAGCCTTTGGAGGTGGGGGCGATTCGGGAGACTGGAGCAACGTGAGTTTTCAGGCGATCGGAATTCCTTCTTCCAGCCTGGATAACAACGGACGCTATCTTACCCTCAATGGGTGTTATGCGTTGAGTGGGAATACCACGGCCGCTACGCTGACAATTTATAGCCTTACAACCGTCGATGGCGAGCGCGTCTGTGATGCCAACACCACCATTGCTACGGTGACAATTGACGGTACGACGCCCGACGATATTGCCTGGAGCTATGCAACGAACAATAACAACAACAACTAAATAATTAGTTTGTAGAGCCTTTCGTAGTAAATCCGGCGGCGTTCTGTGCGGGGGAAGGCGCCCCGGCGGGGCGCCGCCGGACGGTTTCAGGCCGCCTCTACGGGAACGACTGGCCTGGTTTGCTATCCATTTTGTGTTGCAGGTATCGAAAATGCCCGTTCGTGAGTTTCGCTTCAGTGGGGTCAGCATAAGCGGGGTGCCCGTGCAGGGAACCGTACTGGCTCCTTCGATGCGGGCAGCCCGTAAAAAGCTGGCTGAGCTGGCTCGGAAGCATAACTTCCGTCCTCAACTCTTGCAGCCGCGCCGCACGTTTATCTATAAGGTGCGGCACCCCAGTGGCAAGGTCATTACCGGAGAACAGAAAGCGTATACAGCCGAGGAGCTGGCCCAGGCCCTGCGCAAGATGGGCCTGGAGGTGATCCGCATTGAACGTAAGATACTCGACCTGCAGCTCAAGCCGCCACGGACGGACATCATTATGTTCGTACGTCTGGCGGCAAACCTGCTTCGTGAAAAGCTCCCCTTCGACGAAGTCCTGAATCTGCTGGTCAACGATATCTCGTCGAATTCGCTGCGCCAGGTGATCCGCGACCTGAATGCCGACCTGAAGGCAGGGATGGAGGCGCAGCAGGCATTCATGAAGCATCAGCACATTCTGGGCAAGTTTACAGCCTACATGCTTGGCCTGGCCTCGAAAAGTGGCAACATGGCCGAGATTTTTGAATCGACCGCACGCTTCTTAGAGCGTCAGAATGAGTTTCGCAAGAGCATCCGCAGTGCAATGATCACTCCGGCCATCACGATTATCGCGCTGGTGGCCACGTTCATCTGGTATGTGTGGTACATTTTCCCGATGACGGCCGGGCTACTGGCCGACCTGGGTATGGAATTGCCCCCGATGACGGCAGCGACCATGAAGTTTTCGCAATGGCTGGATCGCAATATCCTGTGGCTGACGCTCAGTTTTGCGGCGGTCGTGCTGGGATTTGTGGCGTTTGCGCGTTCAGAAAAAGGGCAACTCATCGTCCATCGCTGGCTCATCAAGTTACCGCTCATCGGGGGGCTATTGCACAAGCTGAACATTGAGATCTTCTGTCGGGTCTTTGCCATCCTGTATTCCCATAGCGGCGAAAACATCAGCGTGATCAAGATCGCCGCCGAGGCCTGCGGTAATCGCTATATGGAGCATCGAATCAAGACGGTTACGGTGCCACTGATGGTGGCGCAGGGGGTGGATCTGGTACGGGCTATGGAAGCCAGCGGCGTCTTTACGCAGATGGCACTGGCCCGCTTCCGCAGTGGAGCGGAAACGGGGAACGTGCGGGGGGCTGCCGAGCAGATGGCAAATTATTACGAAAGCGAGACCACCCTGAAATTGAAGGCGGTTGTGGAGGGGGTTCAGACGGTCATTGCCATCCTGATTACGATCGCTATCGCCATCCTGACCATTATTTCCTCTGAAGTGGCCCTGATTCAGCCATCAACAACCGACCTGATGCGAATGGGGGGCTGATGAGGCGCAAAAGGGACTTCGTCATGATCGACATACGGCCAGGAAAAATGCATGCCCCGTAGGAAACGCCTGTTAACAGGCCAGACACGATGGGGGAGTCTGTCCGGATAAAGGGACATTGAGGTTGGGCAGGTGCTTCCCGGGTATGCATCTGCGGGCAGGGCAGAGAGAGCAGGATATCAAACCACGCGCAAGCGCGCCAGAACGATCAAGCGTATGGGCTGGAGTGATCTGTTCGGGCGCCGCCGTTCGCATCGTGAGTGGAACGAGGAGCTGCGGCGGCTGAAGTTCGGGAAAGCGGACGCTTCTGAAGAAACACCATCGCCCGATGCCGCCAGGCAGTCCGCTGCCAACGACAAGAAAGCGCAGGGGGCTGCGTCGGAAGCGACCGGCCAGAACACCCCACGGCACCATGAGGACGCGCCACTGACCCAGTTGTGGCTGGAGATGGCCGGTGATGGACATTCCAAGTCGTTGCCGGCGCTGTCCGATGCATCGTTGTCGGCTTCGCAGGAAGCCGTGGAAGACACGCAGGCCACCGGGGAAGCCAATCAGACTGCTGAGCTGGCTGATGACATGGCGGCTACCGGAGCCGTGTCGGCTCGGCCACAGGCGAGTCAGTCTAATGCGTCGTCGGGACACCCTTCCCTGCGTTCGCCATCGTCCCGATCGCAGACAGAGGCTCATGATCCCCTGTCTGCGGAACGTGACCATAGCCGTCTCCATTCGGGTACAGGCGACTCTCGGACTGCCACTTTTGCTGAAGGAGGGAGCCTGTCCGAGCTGGCTGAAATGTTCGAAGACGAAGTGGTGGTGGCGCTGCTCTATGGGGGGGCTGTGCGTCTGGATCAGATTGCCCGGGCGATCGTTCTGCGTCGCCGCCAGTCTGCACCGACACTCTGGCGGTGTTTGCTGGAAGTCCCAGATGTGGACCGCGAGGCCGTGCTGGCTGAAGCTGCCCGCATCGGCGGTATCGCACCGGCTCCGGTGGATGAAGAACGGCCTTCTGTAGAATTCATTAAGGCCATCTTGTTACTCTTGCCGCCTTCAGTGCAACATGCCCTATTCGAATGGCAGTTGCTTCCCTGTGGATTTGCCCAGGGGGAGAAGGACGAGGGGCGCGTGCTTCTGCTGGCTACCTGCGATCCCACACGTCCGGAGCTGGAAGCGTGGGTCCAGCAGTTGCCCCTGGCCGTCGAGCTCCGGTATGCTCCGGAACGTATCCTGAAAAAGCGGCTGGCCGAACTGGAAAACTTCCGGCCACCTGTACCGAGCGCAGACCAGTTGCCAACTTCATCGGTGGCTGCAGACACCTCGACAGCAGGTTCCGCAGAAAAACAGAGTGACCCTGCAGTAAAACAATCGCTTGAGATGCCGGTGTCGGTGGAGGGGGAGTCGGACGCCCAACCCGACACTGGTACCCCCAATGGGCCGGAGACATCGGCGGTCGAAGTACGGTCGGACAACAAAAGCGCTGAAACAGCCAAGCTCACAGGTACAGCAACCACTTCTGGATGGTCCGCAACCGAAAACGCATCGGACGATCAGCCGGAAGAAGGCGAGGTCGCCTGCGGAAGAGATGAGTCTGGTGGCTCCCAGTCTTCTGTTGCTGCGGATGAGGCAACAGACCAGGAGGCGGTTGTTGATTGGGCTTCGGAACGGCACGCGGTGGACGAACTGCCGACGAAAGCGGGCCTTGAGCAGGAAACTGGCTGCGCCGATGGGCCCCCATCGGAACCTGCCGCGGCAGAAGCACAGGCTGCAGCCGCATCAGCAACAGCATTGCCTGAAGTTACAATAGAGACGATAGAGCCGGCATCCGAGGCAGCGGGTGGAGACAGCGAACAGGTAGAAGATACTCCCTCGATCACCGACAGCGAAGCGGAAGAGACGCCTGCCTCGGTTCAGATCGTACTGGATGATCTACCTGAGCTCAAAACGGCTATCAGCCGAGACCGGGTAGTGAGCCGGTTGCTCGAGAAGGAAGTGGTGGCCCTGCATCAGGTCTATCAGGCCTATCAGCGACAGCAGGATGAAGGGTTGAAAGAGCCCCTCTGGCGCGTGCTGGCGCAGAGCGATCATGTGCCGCAGGATGCCATTTACGAAGAGGCCGCACGGTTGTACGCCTTTCCTCTTGCCCGATTGGAGCCGGGCAAGCCCAGTCCAGAATTTGTGCGCTCGGTTATGGATACCTTTGAAGAAGAGGTACGCGAGCGTCTGATTGCCCTTCGTGTCGTGCCCTTTGAGGTCGACCTGGATGCCCAGACCGGCGCGGTCAAACTCGTCCTGGTCACCCATGATCCCATGCGGCCTGAAGTGCACCGCCTGATGCATCGACTCAAGCTGGAGCGCTTCGAGCTCCAATATGCACCGCAGGGCGTCATTATGCAGGCATTGCTGGAGGCTTATCCACGGCGCAACGAATACCTGGAACGTGTTCAGGAAGAAGAAGCCTATGATCTGGGCACCAGCTATGAGGCCGAGACCGAATTGATCGATGAGGACGCCTTAGAGGCGGAGATCAACCGTTCGAAGCTGATCAACCTGTTCGAGGCTACGCTCGTCGAGGCCGTCCGACAGGGCGCCTCCGACATCCACATCTTCCCCAACAATGAAAAGAAGGTCGAAATCCATTTTCGCATTGATGGTCGGCTTACGCGCTGGCACGTTGAGGATAAGGTGCATCCGGAGGCGCTGATCGCAGTCATCAAGGACCAGGCCATCAATGTGGATCGCTTTGAGCGCGATGCGGCGCAGGACGGTTTTATTCAGCGCTGGATCGACGATCACCTGATCCGCTTCCGCGTCTCCGTGCTACCGATCGCCAATGCACTTGAAGACCTGCGCTCTGAATCCATCGTTATCCGCGTGCTCGACGATCGCAAGGTCATCAAAGACCTGCGCCTGCTGGGACTGAACAAAAAAGCACTGGAACGCTTTGAGCGGGCCATCCGCCAACCCTACGGCATGGTGATCGTCACCGGACCCACCGGCTCCGGGAAAAGCACCACCCTCTACGCCG is a genomic window containing:
- a CDS encoding M20 family metallopeptidase, whose amino-acid sequence is MLREIQALSEEIFPEVLRLRRILHANPELAFEEYETARLVVETLQPLDVELQTGVARTGVVATLRGTETGPTVLLRADMDALPIQEENDFDFRSRHPGKMHACGHDAHTASLLGTAMILSRLRDRLRGQVRMVFQPSEEKLPGGAQAMIHEGVLEASDGMPAPSAVFAQHVQPDLPVGTIGVRRGMYMASADELYITVRAEGGHAAAPHRLQADGVLVAAHIIVALQSVVSRNAPPDVPTVLSIGRVLAEGATNVLPTAVRLEGTFRTMDEDWRFRAHTLIRRVAEQTARAFGAQADVEIVVGYPALYNHEQPTALVREAAREYVGPDRVVELEPWFASEDFAYFLKKCPGCFYRIGTGNPEKGIIHGLHTPRFTIDEEALRIAPGFMAYLTWRYLQTAT
- a CDS encoding M28 family peptidase, whose protein sequence is MLRRFPAVCWMVLIGWPLWLQAQSQRPAPTPTVFANPALVQRYQATITPEELAAHLFIVASDYFEGRETTTRGQKLAAYYLASQYRKLGLQPAGTLHPDHPYAPEAYFQPFTVYGQRLQGAYLTAFQGSDTLTVLSFGPEQADPNGYLWLGSRSESTGGLVFGGYGIADSTLGYDDYAALAADSIELTGRWLMILADEPMANDSTSLLTPDGRPSRWTTQPFLKLRQALQAGVAGVLLVGDRSQRTTESLAERAARAALRVRTRVGRLSLTPPRPEGFQLPPIWVISSRLADALLTPSGHTIAELQQQIDAGRQPIVFTVPDVTVQSQLVQETFQAQTENVLAYIEGADSLLKNEVVILSAHYDHVGTDPTAKGDGIYNGADDDGTGTVALLEIAEAFMQAVRDGYRPRRSILFLHVSGEEKGLLGSAYYTDHEPVFPLERTVTNLNIDMIGRHDPSREGDSNYVYIIGSNLISQELHEINLRVNEITGTHLVLDERFNSKDDPNRFYARSDHWNFGKHGIPFIFFFTGTHEDYHGVDDEPHKIDYDRMARIVRLIFGTAWQVANQDNRPPVTGTGFN
- a CDS encoding DUF58 domain-containing protein; its protein translation is MPRLPALQYLDPAVLSRLKNMELRARLIVEGFITGLHRSPYHGFSVEFAEHRPYNAGDELRHIDWKVYAKTDRFYVKQYEEETNLRHYVVLDTSPSMRYRYRAPLTKLEYGAYLAAALHFLMLRQRDATGLIAFDERVHTLLPPRSKPGYLHTLLVHLERLVRREVTETRRTAVASVLHEVAERIHRRALVVLITDLFDNLSTHDELLRALRHLRHRGHEVLMFHVLEGATERHFELPDRPLRLFDVETGEALTLHPAQFRKAYVQAVQAFTEQFRRRCLEHRIDFVELDTGQPYDTALMAYLNKRKRVG
- the pyrR gene encoding bifunctional pyr operon transcriptional regulator/uracil phosphoribosyltransferase PyrR; protein product: MSGPARVADRRRYLVKRTTHMEARDRIKAQLMDEADLDRTLERMARQIIERAALDAGGQERLALVGMQTRGVYLARRLQAKIRAAAGLEVPVGILDVTMYRDDVRLRAHQPVVRPTHIPFDVTGRHLVLIDDVIYTGRTARAALDALMDLGRPAAVYLLVMIDRGLRELPICPDIVGRQVPTLPGEEVRVRLREVDDQEGVWLVETPRVPAP
- a CDS encoding FxLYD domain-containing protein gives rise to the protein MTRRQSLARWIGLLLVFVVAGCGRNGERAESPVRVEHFRYQELPGGTRIVTGVVRNLTDQPIANLQLEIGLYDRHNRLIGTMQVPVQNIPPQGHKRFRQPLDTDQDVRGARVRSVLVL
- a CDS encoding type II secretion system F family protein is translated as MPVREFRFSGVSISGVPVQGTVLAPSMRAARKKLAELARKHNFRPQLLQPRRTFIYKVRHPSGKVITGEQKAYTAEELAQALRKMGLEVIRIERKILDLQLKPPRTDIIMFVRLAANLLREKLPFDEVLNLLVNDISSNSLRQVIRDLNADLKAGMEAQQAFMKHQHILGKFTAYMLGLASKSGNMAEIFESTARFLERQNEFRKSIRSAMITPAITIIALVATFIWYVWYIFPMTAGLLADLGMELPPMTAATMKFSQWLDRNILWLTLSFAAVVLGFVAFARSEKGQLIVHRWLIKLPLIGGLLHKLNIEIFCRVFAILYSHSGENISVIKIAAEACGNRYMEHRIKTVTVPLMVAQGVDLVRAMEASGVFTQMALARFRSGAETGNVRGAAEQMANYYESETTLKLKAVVEGVQTVIAILITIAIAILTIISSEVALIQPSTTDLMRMGG
- a CDS encoding ATPase, T2SS/T4P/T4SS family, whose translation is MGWSDLFGRRRSHREWNEELRRLKFGKADASEETPSPDAARQSAANDKKAQGAASEATGQNTPRHHEDAPLTQLWLEMAGDGHSKSLPALSDASLSASQEAVEDTQATGEANQTAELADDMAATGAVSARPQASQSNASSGHPSLRSPSSRSQTEAHDPLSAERDHSRLHSGTGDSRTATFAEGGSLSELAEMFEDEVVVALLYGGAVRLDQIARAIVLRRRQSAPTLWRCLLEVPDVDREAVLAEAARIGGIAPAPVDEERPSVEFIKAILLLLPPSVQHALFEWQLLPCGFAQGEKDEGRVLLLATCDPTRPELEAWVQQLPLAVELRYAPERILKKRLAELENFRPPVPSADQLPTSSVAADTSTAGSAEKQSDPAVKQSLEMPVSVEGESDAQPDTGTPNGPETSAVEVRSDNKSAETAKLTGTATTSGWSATENASDDQPEEGEVACGRDESGGSQSSVAADEATDQEAVVDWASERHAVDELPTKAGLEQETGCADGPPSEPAAAEAQAAAASATALPEVTIETIEPASEAAGGDSEQVEDTPSITDSEAEETPASVQIVLDDLPELKTAISRDRVVSRLLEKEVVALHQVYQAYQRQQDEGLKEPLWRVLAQSDHVPQDAIYEEAARLYAFPLARLEPGKPSPEFVRSVMDTFEEEVRERLIALRVVPFEVDLDAQTGAVKLVLVTHDPMRPEVHRLMHRLKLERFELQYAPQGVIMQALLEAYPRRNEYLERVQEEEAYDLGTSYEAETELIDEDALEAEINRSKLINLFEATLVEAVRQGASDIHIFPNNEKKVEIHFRIDGRLTRWHVEDKVHPEALIAVIKDQAINVDRFERDAAQDGFIQRWIDDHLIRFRVSVLPIANALEDLRSESIVIRVLDDRKVIKDLRLLGLNKKALERFERAIRQPYGMVIVTGPTGSGKSTTLYAALHQVVSPEVNVLTIEDPVEYIIPGVRQIKLNHKLGLEDALRAILRHDPDIVMVGEMRDRQTAELAIKLANTGHLTFST